Proteins encoded within one genomic window of Bradyrhizobium sp. AZCC 1719:
- a CDS encoding DUF4167 domain-containing protein, with translation MARRTRSRKSKVVRTRPPRQSQNAQRNYERYVELARAEALKGDLIAAENYLQHAEHYLRSMHDEAHGGRLSPQPATLPKQRLRHSG, from the coding sequence ATGGCGAGAAGAACACGGTCACGGAAAAGCAAAGTCGTCAGGACCCGCCCCCCGAGGCAGTCTCAGAACGCACAAAGGAATTACGAGCGCTACGTAGAGTTGGCGCGCGCTGAAGCGCTGAAGGGCGATCTGATCGCAGCCGAAAATTATCTTCAGCACGCCGAGCACTATTTGCGGTCGATGCACGATGAGGCGCACGGTGGACGACTCTCGCCGCAGCCGGCAACTTTGCCCAAGCAGCGGCTGAGACACAGCGGATGA
- a CDS encoding universal stress protein, translating into MIRDIVVNLATGNSRDPAAAYAISVARMFDAQITGIAMCHSPAIVAGGMEAVPADVIESLREESARAANGAIERFKQAAAQARLPAETQMVESSIEGIPRAFGRIARTFDLAIVAQTEPEVMTSTGPVAEAVMFESGRPVVVVPSIQKEGIKLGSILICWDGSRTAARALADSMPLLERAKSIEVINVGNGRREAEESLAAVGRHLARHGLNSSSKALIADGTDVTNVILSHASDLSADLIVMGGFGHSRLREFILGGVTRGILDTMTVPVLMSH; encoded by the coding sequence GTGATTCGGGATATTGTCGTCAACTTGGCGACCGGTAACTCTCGCGATCCTGCAGCAGCGTACGCGATATCCGTCGCCAGGATGTTCGACGCCCAGATTACAGGGATCGCAATGTGTCACTCCCCAGCGATTGTGGCCGGCGGCATGGAGGCTGTTCCGGCCGACGTAATCGAATCCCTGCGCGAAGAGAGCGCCAGGGCGGCAAACGGGGCCATCGAAAGATTCAAACAGGCAGCGGCGCAGGCTCGCCTTCCTGCCGAGACGCAGATGGTCGAGAGCAGCATTGAAGGAATCCCAAGGGCGTTTGGCCGTATTGCGCGGACGTTCGATCTCGCAATCGTTGCGCAGACCGAGCCTGAAGTGATGACCTCCACGGGTCCTGTTGCTGAAGCAGTGATGTTTGAATCCGGACGGCCTGTCGTCGTCGTACCCAGTATCCAAAAGGAGGGCATCAAGCTCGGCAGCATCCTCATCTGCTGGGACGGAAGCCGCACCGCCGCCCGGGCGCTCGCGGACTCGATGCCGTTACTGGAGCGCGCAAAATCGATCGAGGTGATCAACGTAGGTAATGGCCGTCGGGAAGCCGAAGAATCCCTGGCGGCCGTTGGCAGACATTTGGCGCGCCATGGCTTGAATAGTAGCAGCAAGGCGCTTATCGCCGATGGGACCGATGTCACAAACGTAATCCTGTCGCATGCGTCAGATCTATCAGCCGACCTTATCGTAATGGGCGGCTTCGGCCATTCTCGGCTGCGCGAGTTCATCCTCGGCGGCGTGACGCGCGGCATTCTCGACACGATGACTGTTCCGGTACTGATGTCGCATTAA
- a CDS encoding SDR family oxidoreductase translates to MDLGIKGRRAIVCASSKGLGRACAMALANEGVHVTLTARGAEALKKAADDIRKANPGVTVTEIVGDITTPAGREAVLKACPEPDILINNAGGPPPGDFRNWTRDDWIKAIDANMLTPIELIKATVDGMMARKFGRIVNITSAAVKAPIDILGLSNGARAGLTGFIAGLSRKTVISNVTINALLPGPFDTDRLRGVGKAEAEKRGIPPDQVFAERAKQNPAGRFGDPDEFGYACAFLCGAKAGFITGQNILLDGGAFPGTL, encoded by the coding sequence GTGGATCTTGGGATCAAAGGCCGCCGTGCCATCGTCTGCGCATCGAGCAAGGGATTGGGGCGCGCCTGCGCCATGGCGCTGGCCAATGAGGGCGTGCATGTCACGTTGACCGCGCGCGGCGCGGAAGCGCTGAAAAAGGCGGCCGACGATATCCGCAAGGCCAATCCCGGCGTCACGGTAACCGAGATTGTCGGCGACATCACGACGCCCGCCGGCCGTGAGGCCGTGCTGAAGGCCTGTCCCGAACCGGACATCCTGATCAACAATGCCGGCGGCCCGCCGCCCGGCGATTTCCGCAACTGGACCCGCGACGACTGGATCAAGGCGATCGACGCCAACATGCTGACGCCGATCGAACTGATCAAGGCAACGGTGGACGGCATGATGGCGCGGAAATTTGGCCGCATCGTCAATATCACCTCGGCCGCAGTGAAGGCGCCGATCGACATATTGGGGCTTTCCAACGGCGCGCGTGCCGGGCTCACCGGCTTCATCGCGGGGCTGTCGCGCAAGACCGTGATCAGCAACGTCACCATCAATGCGCTGCTGCCGGGACCGTTCGACACCGACCGCCTGCGCGGTGTGGGGAAGGCAGAAGCCGAGAAGCGCGGCATCCCGCCGGACCAGGTGTTTGCCGAGCGCGCCAAGCAAAATCCCGCCGGGCGGTTCGGCGATCCGGACGAGTTCGGCTACGCCTGCGCCTTCCTGTGCGGCGCCAAGGCCGGCTTCATCACCGGCCAGAACATCCTGCTCGACGGCGGTGCTTTCCCCGGCACGCTATGA
- a CDS encoding PepSY-associated TM helix domain-containing protein: MNDLSGAKAAAAWTPTKAPRLRVALVWLHRWIGLSLGLLLVAIGLTGSFIVFYREIDAALNPSLYTPAGPQHRLEAAEVMRIAATVDPAPIRSVIAPDRTWPVWVVMHAHPTEKGRYPSLWTTMIDPSNGKVLGRRDYTNCFAFTVYRVHYNLLLYDWWGNELVGVTGFLLLGMAFSGLYLWWPKRGRFWRSVSIRRHVSLQRFMLDLHNTAGFWSLALLALISVTGIGIVFPGVIRPVVGLVSTATPYPSPTIKPAAPSGATRLSADAIVLAARAAKPGYDIAQLNPPNESRNTWRVLLRPPDSSPALRTRGAIWLDPWTGALAHDRTPDSMSLGDRYMTEQLWLHNGSTFGLPGRLLVFAAGFVPLVLFVTSFQVWRSKRRHRAKRSDGRSS, translated from the coding sequence GTGAACGACCTTTCAGGAGCCAAAGCAGCAGCCGCCTGGACGCCCACAAAGGCGCCCCGGCTGCGCGTTGCGCTCGTCTGGCTCCACCGTTGGATTGGCCTCAGCCTGGGCCTCCTCCTCGTGGCGATCGGGCTCACGGGCAGCTTCATCGTCTTTTATCGCGAGATCGATGCGGCATTGAATCCGAGCCTGTACACCCCGGCCGGACCTCAGCACCGTCTTGAGGCCGCCGAGGTCATGCGGATTGCAGCCACCGTGGATCCGGCGCCGATCCGATCCGTCATCGCACCTGACCGGACTTGGCCGGTCTGGGTTGTCATGCACGCCCATCCGACGGAGAAAGGCCGGTACCCGAGCCTCTGGACCACCATGATCGATCCCTCGAACGGGAAGGTGCTGGGCCGGCGCGACTACACAAACTGCTTCGCGTTCACCGTCTATCGCGTACACTACAATCTGCTGCTCTATGACTGGTGGGGCAACGAGTTGGTCGGCGTGACCGGCTTCCTGCTGCTCGGGATGGCTTTCTCGGGCCTGTATCTGTGGTGGCCGAAGCGAGGCCGGTTCTGGCGCTCGGTCTCGATCCGCAGGCACGTGTCGCTGCAACGCTTTATGCTCGATCTGCACAACACCGCAGGCTTTTGGAGCCTGGCGTTGCTTGCTCTGATCTCCGTTACGGGTATCGGTATCGTGTTTCCCGGTGTCATCCGCCCGGTAGTCGGCCTGGTCTCGACGGCCACTCCTTATCCGTCGCCGACCATCAAGCCTGCAGCGCCAAGCGGCGCCACACGATTGTCCGCTGATGCAATCGTTCTCGCGGCGCGCGCCGCCAAGCCCGGCTACGACATAGCGCAATTGAATCCGCCGAACGAGAGCCGCAACACCTGGCGCGTCCTGTTGCGCCCGCCGGACTCCAGTCCAGCCCTTCGCACCCGCGGTGCCATCTGGCTCGATCCGTGGACGGGCGCGCTCGCGCACGACCGCACGCCCGATTCCATGTCGCTGGGCGATCGCTATATGACCGAACAGCTCTGGCTACATAACGGATCGACCTTCGGCTTGCCCGGCCGTCTTCTGGTCTTTGCTGCCGGCTTCGTGCCGCTCGTTCTGTTCGTCACAAGCTTTCAGGTTTGGCGATCCAAACGGAGGCACAGAGCAAAAAGGAGCGACGGGCGAAGCTCATGA
- a CDS encoding GMC family oxidoreductase, with the protein MTDIFDFVVVGGGSGGCTVTGRLSEDPNISVALLDAGGRNDNWVVTTPFALVLMVAGNVNNWAFSTVPQKGLNGRIGYQPRGKGLGGSSAINAMIYIRGHRADYDQWASLGNAGWSFADVLPYFKRAEDNADFDGEYHGKGGPLAVNKSRTGNPVQQIFLQAAQEAQFRLREDFNADEHEGLGIYQLTQRNGERCSAARAYIHPHMGSRANLRVETHAHATRILFDGKRAVGVEYRQGKELKQIRARREVILSAGAFQTPHLLMLSGIGDSAELAKHGIATVHHLPGVGQNLQDHPDFVFGYMSDNPHFNGISLKALPRLLRAIRQYRRERTGPMTSNFAECGGFLKTRPDLDIPDIQLHFGMALADDHGRKRHRGTGFSCHVCLLRPKSRGRISLLGADPFASPLIDPNFFGEADDLEAMVAGFKTTRRLMETPALRALQKKEMFTEGVHSDDDIRGLLRARVDTVYHPVGSAKMGVNDPMAVVDPKLKVYGVGGLRVVDASIMPTLIGGNTNAPTIMIGEKAADMIRAEMRAG; encoded by the coding sequence GTGACCGATATCTTCGATTTCGTGGTGGTGGGTGGCGGCTCCGGCGGCTGCACGGTGACGGGACGGCTATCGGAGGATCCGAACATTTCGGTGGCGCTACTCGATGCCGGCGGCCGGAACGACAATTGGGTGGTCACGACGCCGTTCGCGCTCGTGCTGATGGTCGCAGGCAACGTCAACAACTGGGCCTTCAGCACGGTGCCGCAGAAGGGCCTCAACGGCCGCATCGGCTATCAGCCGCGCGGCAAGGGGCTCGGCGGCTCCTCGGCGATCAACGCGATGATCTATATCCGCGGCCACCGTGCCGACTACGATCAATGGGCCTCGCTCGGCAATGCCGGCTGGTCGTTCGCCGACGTGCTGCCCTACTTCAAGCGCGCCGAGGATAATGCCGATTTTGACGGCGAGTATCACGGCAAGGGCGGTCCCCTCGCGGTCAACAAGTCGCGCACCGGCAATCCGGTGCAGCAGATTTTTCTGCAGGCGGCGCAGGAGGCGCAGTTTCGCCTGCGCGAGGATTTCAACGCCGACGAGCACGAGGGCCTCGGCATCTATCAACTGACGCAGCGAAACGGCGAGCGCTGCAGCGCCGCGCGTGCCTATATCCATCCGCATATGGGTAGTCGCGCCAACCTGCGCGTCGAGACCCACGCCCATGCCACTCGCATCCTGTTCGACGGCAAGCGCGCGGTCGGCGTCGAATACCGGCAGGGCAAGGAGCTGAAGCAGATCCGCGCCCGGCGCGAGGTGATCCTCTCCGCCGGCGCGTTCCAGACCCCGCATCTCCTGATGCTGTCGGGCATCGGCGACAGCGCCGAGCTTGCAAAGCACGGTATCGCCACCGTGCACCATCTGCCCGGCGTCGGGCAGAACCTGCAGGATCACCCGGATTTCGTGTTCGGCTACATGTCCGACAATCCCCACTTCAACGGCATTTCGCTTAAAGCGCTGCCGCGGCTGCTGCGGGCTATCAGACAGTATCGCCGCGAACGCACCGGGCCGATGACGTCGAATTTCGCCGAATGCGGCGGTTTCCTGAAAACCCGACCCGATCTCGACATCCCGGACATCCAGCTTCATTTCGGCATGGCGCTGGCCGACGATCATGGCCGCAAGCGCCATCGCGGCACCGGCTTCTCCTGCCACGTCTGCCTGCTGCGGCCGAAGAGCCGCGGTAGAATTTCGCTGCTCGGCGCCGATCCATTTGCGTCGCCGCTGATCGACCCGAATTTCTTTGGCGAGGCGGACGACCTGGAAGCCATGGTCGCCGGCTTCAAGACCACGCGCCGGCTGATGGAGACGCCGGCGCTGCGTGCGTTGCAGAAGAAGGAGATGTTCACGGAAGGCGTGCATAGCGATGACGACATCCGCGGCCTGTTGCGCGCCCGCGTCGACACCGTCTATCACCCGGTCGGATCAGCCAAAATGGGCGTCAACGATCCCATGGCCGTGGTCGATCCGAAGCTGAAAGTGTACGGCGTCGGGGGATTGCGCGTGGTCGATGCGTCGATCATGCCGACCCTGATCGGCGGCAACACCAATGCACCGACGATCATGATCGGGGAAAAGGCCGCTGACATGATTAGAGCAGAGATGCGGGCGGGTTGA
- a CDS encoding TonB-dependent receptor, which translates to MNLSTKKLYCAVCCGTASYLALSFQLVQEVHAREPVSLPAVTIDSPKRQAARRLQPQQGARSARVVAPRAAAPARQAAAVPYLTPSTGTIGQPPAPYAGGQVGTTTRVGMLGNRNVFDTPFNTTGYTDKLIRDQQANTITDVTDNDPSVRTNSPRYSGLDGFLIRGFPVFASDIAFDGLYGITDTRRPALEPIERVEILKGPSALLYGISPFGNIGGTINLIPKRATDDPITRWTTGFVSNGNVGSAIDFGRRFGATKEWGVRVNGAYRDGRTPIDFQTDGFGVGAVALDYRGERFRATVDFGYQQQDLNAPTRVRQVDPNFPIPASPSLTINQQQPWEYYNSNHRYAAARAEYDLNDFWTLYGAYGRSRSKEIFFGGTVRIRDALGKFTSQPALTVQDADRETGEIGLRGRFTTGPVKHSTVLAATGLWQDSGTATTNVGPLITSNLYNPIYVAPRSAGGLSHNAPLSARRINQSVAIADTMSILDDRVLLTLGGRWQGIDVTNFNTTTGAVNSRPQNEAVTPAVALVVKPISNLSLYGNYIEGLTSGGTAPGGTVNAGQVFPAIVSKQMEVGAKYDFGTLGVTVAAFEITQPNGITGTTNIFAVDGENRNRGVEFNTFGEVAPGMRLLGGVAFFDGVQIKTAGGRYDGKTAVGVPDIQFNLYGEYDLPFWRTSGVATLTARVIYTSPQYYDQGNTQQIPDWVRTDIGARYVTKIDGRPLTLRAAVENVFGVDYWATTGRGFLTPGTPRTYRLSASIDF; encoded by the coding sequence ATGAATCTTTCGACGAAGAAGCTCTACTGTGCCGTTTGTTGTGGCACAGCGAGTTACCTGGCACTGTCCTTTCAATTAGTGCAAGAAGTTCACGCAAGAGAACCAGTCTCCTTACCTGCCGTCACGATTGACTCACCAAAACGTCAAGCCGCACGACGTCTACAGCCTCAGCAGGGCGCAAGGAGCGCGCGCGTCGTTGCTCCGCGCGCTGCAGCTCCAGCGAGACAGGCCGCGGCTGTCCCATATCTCACGCCTTCGACCGGCACCATTGGTCAACCGCCGGCTCCGTATGCGGGCGGCCAGGTCGGGACCACCACACGCGTTGGCATGTTGGGCAATCGCAATGTCTTTGATACGCCGTTCAACACGACGGGCTACACGGACAAGCTCATCCGCGACCAGCAAGCCAACACCATCACCGACGTCACCGACAACGATCCCTCGGTGCGCACGAACTCACCACGCTACAGCGGACTCGACGGATTCTTGATCCGCGGCTTCCCGGTCTTCGCGAGCGACATCGCGTTTGACGGCCTCTACGGCATCACCGATACGCGCCGCCCTGCTCTTGAACCCATCGAGCGCGTGGAGATCCTCAAGGGACCAAGCGCCTTATTGTATGGGATTTCGCCGTTCGGAAATATCGGCGGCACCATCAACCTCATCCCGAAGCGCGCCACCGACGATCCTATAACGCGATGGACTACGGGCTTCGTGTCCAACGGAAATGTTGGGTCGGCGATCGATTTCGGCCGGCGCTTTGGCGCCACCAAGGAATGGGGCGTTCGCGTCAATGGCGCCTATCGCGATGGCCGGACGCCGATCGACTTCCAGACGGATGGGTTCGGCGTCGGCGCGGTTGCTCTCGACTACCGTGGCGAGCGGTTCCGGGCCACCGTCGATTTCGGTTACCAGCAGCAGGACCTGAACGCACCCACACGCGTGCGGCAAGTGGACCCGAACTTTCCCATCCCGGCCTCGCCCTCGCTCACGATCAACCAGCAGCAGCCCTGGGAATACTACAATTCCAACCATCGATACGCTGCGGCCCGCGCCGAATATGACCTCAACGATTTCTGGACGCTGTATGGAGCCTACGGTCGCAGCCGATCCAAGGAGATTTTCTTCGGCGGAACTGTGCGCATCAGGGACGCACTGGGCAAGTTCACGTCACAGCCGGCCCTCACCGTGCAGGATGCCGATCGCGAGACTGGCGAGATCGGGCTACGCGGCCGTTTCACCACCGGACCGGTGAAGCATTCTACCGTGCTTGCGGCAACCGGGCTGTGGCAAGACAGCGGGACTGCCACGACCAATGTCGGACCATTGATCACGTCGAACCTCTATAACCCGATCTACGTGGCTCCGCGTAGCGCGGGGGGCCTGTCGCACAACGCGCCACTTTCCGCGCGGCGGATCAATCAAAGCGTCGCGATCGCGGACACGATGTCGATCCTCGATGATCGCGTGCTTCTCACGCTGGGCGGGCGCTGGCAGGGCATCGACGTCACCAACTTCAACACGACCACGGGTGCCGTGAACTCACGCCCGCAGAACGAGGCGGTCACCCCTGCTGTGGCTCTCGTAGTGAAGCCAATCAGCAACCTTTCGCTCTACGGCAACTACATCGAAGGCCTGACGTCGGGTGGAACGGCGCCGGGCGGGACCGTGAATGCCGGTCAAGTCTTTCCTGCGATCGTGTCCAAGCAGATGGAGGTCGGTGCCAAGTACGACTTCGGGACCTTGGGTGTCACCGTGGCGGCGTTTGAGATCACGCAGCCCAACGGCATCACCGGTACGACCAACATCTTCGCCGTCGACGGCGAGAATCGCAATCGCGGAGTGGAGTTCAACACCTTCGGTGAGGTCGCCCCGGGAATGCGCCTGCTTGGTGGCGTGGCTTTCTTCGATGGCGTGCAGATCAAGACGGCCGGCGGCCGCTACGATGGCAAAACCGCGGTCGGGGTGCCGGATATCCAATTCAACCTCTATGGCGAATACGATCTGCCCTTCTGGCGGACATCGGGAGTGGCGACCCTGACCGCGCGGGTCATCTACACCTCGCCGCAATATTACGATCAGGGGAACACACAGCAGATCCCGGACTGGGTTCGGACCGACATCGGAGCACGCTACGTCACCAAGATTGACGGCAGGCCGCTGACGTTGCGTGCAGCGGTCGAAAACGTCTTCGGTGTGGACTACTGGGCAACGACGGGACGTGGCTTTTTGACTCCGGGCACACCGCGCACCTACCGGCTCTCGGCGAGCATCGACTTCTGA
- a CDS encoding NADPH:quinone reductase, whose product MKAVWYERTGSAQEVLAYGEMPTPVAGPGEVRVRLEASGVNPADVGRRGGGYRPMEYPRVIPNSDGAGIIDQVGDGVTRLKIGQRVWLFNGQRNGRAFGTAAEYIALAEHLVTPLPDDLSFTEGATLGIPGMTAWCCLYCDGPIVGQTVLVTGGAGAVGHYAVQLAKWGGATVIATVSSAAKAEQARLAGADLVVNYKTDDVVAKAMAFTGQRGVDRVVDVDFGGNIETTLKLMGTNSTIAVYATNGNRAPVVPMRELMEKCIAVRALVLFALPPPLLAAAQADITKWLSVGRRIHNVAAQFALSDTALAHLAVEKGDKLGTVIVDCARLLPAG is encoded by the coding sequence ATGAAAGCGGTCTGGTACGAGCGAACCGGGTCAGCACAGGAAGTGCTGGCCTATGGCGAGATGCCGACGCCGGTGGCCGGCCCGGGCGAAGTCCGGGTGCGGCTGGAGGCGTCCGGCGTCAATCCGGCCGATGTCGGGCGCCGCGGCGGCGGTTACCGGCCGATGGAATATCCCCGCGTCATTCCCAACAGCGATGGCGCCGGCATCATCGATCAGGTCGGCGACGGCGTCACGCGGCTCAAGATCGGCCAGCGGGTCTGGCTGTTCAACGGTCAGCGCAATGGCCGCGCGTTCGGCACCGCGGCTGAATATATTGCGCTCGCCGAACATCTGGTGACGCCGCTGCCGGACGATCTGTCGTTTACCGAAGGCGCTACGCTGGGCATTCCCGGCATGACGGCATGGTGCTGTCTCTATTGCGACGGGCCGATCGTGGGGCAGACCGTGCTCGTCACCGGCGGTGCCGGTGCGGTCGGGCACTATGCCGTGCAGCTCGCCAAATGGGGTGGTGCCACGGTGATCGCGACTGTCAGTTCGGCAGCCAAGGCCGAGCAGGCACGTCTCGCCGGCGCCGATCTCGTCGTCAACTACAAGACGGATGACGTTGTTGCGAAGGCGATGGCCTTCACCGGGCAGCGCGGCGTCGATCGCGTCGTCGATGTCGATTTCGGCGGCAATATCGAGACCACGCTGAAGCTGATGGGCACCAATTCGACGATTGCGGTCTACGCCACCAACGGCAACCGCGCGCCGGTCGTACCAATGCGCGAATTGATGGAGAAATGCATCGCGGTCCGCGCGCTCGTGCTGTTTGCGCTGCCGCCGCCGCTACTGGCGGCGGCGCAGGCCGACATCACGAAATGGCTGTCGGTAGGCCGGCGCATCCACAACGTCGCCGCGCAGTTTGCACTCTCGGACACCGCGCTGGCGCACCTTGCGGTGGAGAAAGGCGACAAGCTGGGCACGGTTATCGTGGATTGCGCTCGTCTTCTGCCCGCTGGCTGA
- a CDS encoding uracil-DNA glycosylase produces MAETSAANKRIDRRRVAPEGHFRQPRLYLVGEAPGAEEAEQGRPFVGPAGGALRKLLEQAGIDLRQLRLANVIPFRPMEHTKKSKPRNRAPTIEEINHYGAAVLTDIRRSKPRVVVALGSTAARLFRASRSIQASRKAKLQFDGRPLQITFHPAYVRRFGGSNGDAWRKMVADLRRAWNVSAMYSNGARSRRHSPEGSKAV; encoded by the coding sequence ATGGCCGAGACAAGCGCTGCCAACAAGCGAATTGATCGGCGCCGGGTCGCGCCCGAGGGGCACTTCCGTCAACCGCGGCTATATTTGGTTGGCGAGGCACCTGGCGCCGAAGAAGCTGAGCAGGGCAGGCCCTTTGTCGGGCCGGCGGGTGGCGCGTTGCGCAAACTGCTCGAGCAGGCCGGGATCGACCTCAGACAACTACGTTTGGCCAACGTGATTCCATTTCGGCCTATGGAACACACGAAGAAATCCAAGCCGCGCAATCGCGCTCCAACTATTGAGGAAATCAATCATTACGGCGCTGCAGTGCTGACGGACATCCGGCGCTCCAAGCCGCGCGTAGTCGTTGCGCTCGGCAGCACGGCGGCTCGGCTATTCAGGGCGTCGCGTTCGATCCAAGCGTCGCGCAAGGCAAAGCTCCAATTTGATGGCCGTCCCCTGCAAATCACTTTTCACCCGGCCTACGTCCGCCGCTTCGGCGGGTCGAACGGTGACGCTTGGCGTAAGATGGTCGCTGATCTGCGCCGAGCCTGGAACGTATCGGCAATGTACTCAAATGGCGCTCGAAGCAGGCGGCATTCTCCCGAGGGTTCGAAGGCTGTTTAG
- a CDS encoding DUF3775 domain-containing protein has protein sequence MPELMISPEKIGFLIEKARQFDVKEGTSDPDSGSNAGDDDMIDVLQDNGKDPVVSEITGFINSLSEDERVGLVALMRLGRGDATIEEWEDLRAEAAGQRDRDTARYLLGEPMLGDLLAQGLDEFGLTWNEERTTADSSGVSQRAEDERNPR, from the coding sequence ATGCCAGAACTCATGATTTCGCCCGAAAAAATCGGCTTTCTGATCGAGAAAGCCCGGCAATTCGACGTCAAGGAAGGGACATCCGATCCGGATTCAGGGTCGAACGCGGGCGATGACGACATGATCGACGTGCTGCAGGACAACGGAAAAGATCCGGTCGTCAGCGAGATCACCGGCTTCATCAACTCGCTTTCCGAGGACGAGAGGGTCGGTCTCGTCGCCCTGATGCGACTGGGGCGCGGCGACGCCACCATCGAGGAGTGGGAGGATCTACGTGCGGAGGCGGCCGGCCAGCGAGACCGCGACACCGCGCGCTATCTTCTCGGCGAGCCGATGCTTGGAGATTTGCTGGCGCAGGGGCTCGACGAGTTCGGCCTTACCTGGAACGAGGAGCGAACGACGGCGGATTCCTCCGGTGTCAGCCAGCGGGCAGAAGACGAGCGCAATCCACGATAA
- a CDS encoding fumarylacetoacetate hydrolase family protein produces MKLVRYGAKGAEKPGLIDKSGQLRDLSAHVRDLDGDAYSPASLAKLAALDTSKLPAVDGKQRLGAPVTGISKFVAIGLNYSDHAKETGSPIPTEPIFFIKANTALSGPNDAVEKPRGSTKLDWEVEIAAIIGTRAKYVSEADALNHIAGYCVCNDVSERNFQIERLGQWTKGKSHDTFGPLGPWLVTKDEIPDVQKLSMWLDVNGKRCQTGSTSTMIFSMAKCISYVSQFMTLLPGDIVTTGTPPGVGLGMKPPTFLNVGDVVTLGIEGLGEQRQEIIAA; encoded by the coding sequence ATGAAGCTTGTTCGTTACGGCGCCAAGGGTGCGGAAAAGCCCGGCCTGATCGATAAATCCGGCCAGTTGCGCGATCTTTCCGCCCACGTCAGGGATCTCGACGGGGACGCCTATTCGCCGGCCTCGCTGGCCAAGCTGGCGGCGCTGGATACCTCCAAGCTTCCCGCCGTCGACGGCAAACAGCGCCTGGGCGCGCCTGTCACCGGCATCTCGAAATTCGTCGCGATCGGCCTGAACTACAGCGACCACGCCAAGGAGACGGGATCGCCGATCCCGACCGAGCCGATCTTCTTCATCAAGGCCAACACCGCGCTGTCGGGCCCGAACGACGCGGTTGAAAAGCCGCGCGGCTCCACCAAGCTCGACTGGGAAGTCGAGATCGCCGCCATCATCGGCACCCGCGCCAAATATGTCTCGGAGGCCGACGCGCTCAACCACATCGCCGGCTACTGCGTCTGCAACGACGTGTCCGAGCGCAATTTCCAGATCGAGCGGCTCGGTCAGTGGACCAAGGGCAAGTCGCACGACACGTTCGGCCCGCTCGGCCCGTGGCTGGTCACCAAGGATGAAATCCCCGACGTGCAGAAGCTGTCGATGTGGCTCGACGTCAACGGCAAGCGCTGCCAGACCGGATCGACCTCGACCATGATCTTCTCGATGGCGAAGTGCATTTCCTATGTCTCGCAGTTCATGACACTGTTGCCCGGCGACATCGTCACCACAGGCACCCCGCCCGGCGTCGGCCTCGGCATGAAGCCGCCGACCTTCCTCAACGTCGGCGACGTCGTCACCCTCGGCATCGAGGGGCTCGGCGAGCAGCGTCAGGAAATCATCGCGGCCTAG
- a CDS encoding MBL fold metallo-hydrolase: MHWNVGRVRITRVVEMETVGSTRFILPLASNEEIRKLPWLIPRFATEEGRLKMSIHSFLVETPSRRIVVDTGLGNDKQGRNVPTWNNRKHPFLDMLTAAGFPPDSIDTVLCTHLHVDHVGWNTKLVDGKWVPTFANARYVFGRGEYEHWRDHSDAPDKLAVFDDSVKPIADAGKSELVASDARLTDEITLIPTPGHSPGHMSVHIKSDGEEALLTGDVAHHPCQMAHLDWSSTADSDPRQSAETRRELFSRFADTPTLVIGGHFTAGHIKRDGNAFRFVALG, from the coding sequence ATGCACTGGAACGTGGGCAGGGTCAGGATCACGAGAGTTGTCGAAATGGAGACTGTCGGCAGCACCCGTTTCATCCTTCCGCTCGCGTCCAACGAGGAAATCCGGAAGCTACCTTGGCTGATCCCGCGCTTTGCGACCGAGGAGGGCCGGCTGAAAATGTCGATCCATTCGTTCCTGGTCGAGACTCCCTCGCGCCGGATCGTCGTCGATACCGGCCTCGGCAACGACAAGCAGGGCCGCAATGTGCCGACCTGGAACAACCGAAAGCATCCGTTCCTCGACATGCTGACAGCGGCGGGCTTCCCGCCCGACAGTATCGATACCGTGCTGTGCACGCACCTGCATGTCGACCATGTCGGCTGGAACACGAAACTCGTCGACGGCAAATGGGTGCCGACCTTCGCCAATGCCCGATATGTGTTCGGCAGAGGCGAATACGAACACTGGCGCGACCACAGCGATGCGCCGGATAAGCTCGCCGTGTTCGACGATTCCGTGAAGCCGATCGCCGACGCCGGCAAATCCGAGCTCGTCGCCAGCGATGCCAGATTGACCGATGAAATCACGCTGATCCCGACCCCCGGCCACAGTCCCGGCCACATGAGCGTCCACATCAAGTCGGACGGCGAGGAAGCCCTGCTTACGGGGGACGTCGCCCATCATCCGTGCCAGATGGCGCATCTCGACTGGTCCTCGACCGCCGATTCCGATCCCCGGCAGTCGGCCGAAACCCGCCGCGAACTGTTTTCGCGCTTCGCCGACACGCCGACACTGGTGATTGGCGGGCACTTCACTGCCGGTCACATCAAGCGAGATGGCAACGCTTTCCGGTTCGTGGCGCTGGGATAA